A genomic segment from Triticum dicoccoides isolate Atlit2015 ecotype Zavitan chromosome 1A, WEW_v2.0, whole genome shotgun sequence encodes:
- the LOC119360448 gene encoding protein FAR1-RELATED SEQUENCE 5-like produces the protein MSKKDSDDELTENEAKPEEYLFPTPDEMENTSTPEVGKVFSSLEEAVRFVNIYAHIETGNTIKKGRNYRNRKITICCCKSRKTEPNAAGVRKRRRNVVVRTNCQMHVTVSLQDGKWIITSQDLEHNHDLVCSPTLTKFFLSHRSMNEAEKLLSRLLQEHRIKPRKIMSIFRKLSGGKLGNITFDVKKLDNLKQEDREKRRNTDIEHTLEYIEKLQIDKPGFVYKAQRNASNSVLSLFWTDSRSRLDYLLFGDIISFDTRFSTNKYNMPFAPIIGVNGHSRTIVFGWALLQNEQVDTFKWLFETFVEVMGGKKPRVVLTDQDAAMKKAVPKVFPDALHRFCIWHVRRKARENLGAYMSINKGMEQDLDYCIMQSMTVEEFEMNWKEMELKHSCGKHAHIKCMWENREYFVPAYFQGVFCPFIRSTSRSESFNSNFKDYVLRKDTIETFLRQYELFQENVMHIEDQDRFLSNEEVPIMWGYQRVERHAAEIYTRAIYTKFLTEMFNSTAFGVNEIVKNESYELKRNFPYENP, from the coding sequence ATGAGCAAAAAAGATTCTGATGATGAGTTAACTGAAAATGAAGCAAAACCGGAAGAGTACTTGTTCCCTACGCCAGATGAGATGGAGAATACAAGTACACCTGAAGTAGGGAAAGTATTCTCTAGTCTAGAAGAGGCTGTCAGATTTGTCAACATTTATGCTCATATAGAAACAGGAAATACAATCAAAAAAGGGAGGAATTATAGAAACAGGAAGATTACCATTTGTTGCTGCAAAAGTAGAAAAACAGAGCCCAATGCAGCAGGGGTGAGGAAACGCAGGAGGAATGTGGTCGTTAGGACAAACTGTCAGATGCATGTTACAGTAAGCTTACAAGATGGAAAATGGATTATTACTTCCCAAGATCTTGAACATAATCATGATTTGGTATGTTCGCCTACATTGACCAAATTCTTCCTAAGTCATAGGAGCATGAATGAAGCTGAAAAACTTCTCTCGAGGCTGTTACAAGAACATAGAATTAAGCCAAGGAAGATAATGAGTATTTTTAGGAAGCTGTCTGGTGGAAAATTGGGTAACATTACATTCGATGTCAAGAAACTTGACAACCTGAAACAGGAAGATCGTGAAAAGAGAAGGAACACGGACATTGAACACACTCTGGAGTATATTGAAAAACTGCAAATTGACAAACCTGGTTTTGTATACAAGGCTCAAAGAAACGCATCCAACTCAGTGCTTAGCTTGTTCTGGACAGACTCAAGATCAAGGCTGGACTATTTGCTGTTTGGAGATATAATATCATTTGATACAAGGTTCAGCACTAATAAGTACAATATGCCCTTTGCACCCATTATTGGAGTTAATGGCCACTCGAGAACAATCGTTTTTGGTTGGGCCCTTTTGCAGAATGAGCAGGTAGACACATTTAAATGGTTGTTTGAAACTTTTGTTGAAGTGATGGGTGGAAAAAAACCTAGAGTAGTACTTACTGATCAAGATGCTGCAATGAAGAAAGCTGTTCCAAAAGTGTTCCCAGATGCACTCCATAGGTTCTGTATTTGGCATGTTAGAAGGAAAGCAAGAGAAAATTTGGGTGCATACATGTCAATTAACAAAGGAATGGAACAAGACCTTGACTATTGTATCATGCAGTCCATGACTGTTGAAGAGTTTGAAATGAATTGGAAAGAAATGGAGCTAAAGCATAGTTGTGGAAAGCATGCTCACATTAAGTGCATGTGGGAGAATAGAGAATACTTTGTTCCTGCTTATTTCCAAGGAGTGTTCTGCCCGTTCATTAGGTCTACCAGCAGAAGTGAGAGCTTCAACTCGAATTTCAAGGACTATGTTTTGCGAAAGGATACAATAGAAACTTTCCTTCGTCAGTATGAATTATTCCAGGAAAATGTGATGCACATAGAGGATCAAGATAGGTTCTTGTCTAATGAAGAAGTACCTATCATGTGGGGATATCAGCGGGTTGAGCGTCATGCAGCTGAAATTTACACTAGAGCTATATATACCAAGTTCTTGACTGAAATGTTTAATTCAACTGCTTTCGGGGTTAATGAGATTGTGAAGAACGAATCATATGAATTAAAAAGGAACTTTCCATACGAAAATCCATAG
- the LOC119360466 gene encoding uncharacterized protein LOC119360466 isoform X2, with protein MEEMSAKKRNNQHLLPNEENGNNPPKRKKLKHISSTPFNNISNEGINKLPTCILQYISSKFPSIYNLHEKAMLEDMTKKFWQTIISNSIPTTERYIDDLHSTISNSLTHINNEMTESANEQITSPNNHISVHQQAEQIYSNKYFKDPTTFLSSHDFLDFAMPYSNPPNWEKEDGDSSIQWLDKKFSECLLLENSSSIDDLFQKSPPTFEDLFVIDKINKEYDYPDIDFLQVLKDYIYTHTEANEMQETDKIDCTKEKFCLTQLKFVRPNHNCRDSKLYCLQQGTVSTTTLALDVSRNTKSSQSTPPARSFPTTQNYNLGSTSNACQPHNSDIDIPSFTAITDSLNLVPMQEVPNNYQANYSPPGCSSILPKTNYESLVRNSGSNTHFLYSNSPLRAYHNSSEKAANRFSTPIPDPIMYQVLEDYEAECLLRDKAAAEEPPMQNFSSASELHKTTQLNSKQVIFSTAVQADFFKMMSSLLPHIDISQRIFQIDNVWVDQKTLTVSMRPGGWMNPHTLDCYSKMLNTDLLNRGRQGLIPSNEPIVHIVGIENMELLMRPLLNHSDPICADMLSEATVGFSLQNANFVHLPCFNDKQWIVITDNFDSGKFFDIMNPDGSGNNKFTTIISTVTFNFKSLFAKTYPNCIAFNIKEFDYRFVPVPQTHFRYDTGIFLLQILKTYRGMGVPGFTTHDLQAVREIFLYEIATCSNSEVQLPLVKAFQQNHV; from the exons ATGGAAGAAATGTCAGCAAAGAAGAGGAACAACCAACATCTGCTTCCAAATGAAGAGAATGGGAATAATCCTCCCAAAAGAAAGAAG TTGAAACATATTTCATCAACTCCATTCAACAATATATCAAATGAAGGAATAAACAAACTCCCTACATGTATTCTACAGTACATCAGTTCCAAATTTCCATCAATCTACAACTTACAT GAGAAGGCAATGCTTGAAGATATGACCAAGAAATTTTGGCAAACGATAATATCAAACTCCATTCCAACAACGGAAAGATATATTGATGATCTCCATTCGACAATCTCCAACAGTTTGACCCACATCAACAATGAAATGACAGAGTCTGCAAATGAACAAATTACATCCCCGAACAACCACATTTCAGTACACCAGCAAGCTGAACAAATCTACTCAAACAAATACTTCAAGGATCCAACAACTTTTTTATCGTCACATGATTTCCTGGATTTCGCAATGCCTTACAGTAATCCTCCAAACTGGGAAAAGGAAGATGGAGATTCATCCATTCAATGGTTGGACAAGAAATTCTCAGAGTGCCTCCTTTTAGAAAACTCATCAAGCATTGATGACCTGTTTCAGAAAAGCCCACCAACCTTTGAAGATTTGTTCGTCAtcgataaaataaataaagaatatgACTACCCAGATATCGATTTCCTACAAG TACTCAAAGATTACATCTATACGCACACAGAAGCGAATGAGATGCAAGAAACAGACAAAATTGATTGCACAAAAGAGAAATTCTGTTTGACCCAACTGAAATTCGTTAGACCTAATCATAACTGCAGAG ATAGCAAACTGTACTGTTTGCAACAAGGTACGGTTTCAACAACTACGCTTGCCCTAGATGTTTCCAGGAATACGAAAAGCTCGCAATCAACGCCTCCTGCCAGAAGTTTTCCAACCACTCAAAACTACAACCTGGGTAGTACATCCAATGCGTGTCAACCACATAATTCAGATATTGACATCCCTTCTTTTACCGCTATAACAGACAGCCTGAATTTAGTCCCTATGCAAGAAGTCCCAAACAATTACCAAGCAAATTATTCACCTCCTGGTTGTTCATCAATCCTTCCCAAAACCAACTATGAATCTCTTGTAAGGAATTCAGGTAGCAACACTCATTTCCTCTATAGCAACAGCCCACTTAGGGCCTATCACAATTCTTCAGAAAAAGCAGCCAACAGATTCAGCACCCCTATACCAGACCCTATCATGTACCAAGTTCTAGAAGATTATGAAGCTGAATGTTTGCTCAGAGATAAAGCAGCAGCAGAGGAGCCACCGATGCAGAACTTCTCTTCAGCATCAGAATTGCACAAAACAACTCAGCTCAATTCGAAACAAGTTATTTTCTCAACAGCAGTTCAAGCAGATTTCTTCAAAATGATGTCGTCACTTCTACCTCATATAGACATCAG CCAAAGGATATTCCAAATAGATAACGTGTGGGTCGATCAAAAAACTTTGACTGTTTCAATGAGGCCAGGCGGCTGGATGAACCCACACACTTTGGATTGCTATTCTAAAATGCTCAACACAGATCTACTCAATCGGGGAAGGCAGGGTCTAATACCAAGCAACGAACCTATTGTCCATATCGTCGGCATAGAAAACATG GAACTTCTAATGAGACCCTTACTAAACCATTCAGATCCAATATGCGCAGACATGTTAAGCGAAGCAACTGTTGGGTTCAGTTTACAGAACGCAAACTTC gtTCATCTGCCTTGCTTCAATGACAAACAGTGGATTGTAATCACTGATAACTTTGACAGTGGCAAGTTCTTTGATATAATGAATCCTGATGGATCTGGAAACAACAAATTCACTACAATTATCAGCACTGTTACATTCAACTTCAAGAGTCTGTTTGCGAAAACATACCCAAATTGCATCGCATTCAACATAAAAGAATTTGACTACCGTTTTGTTCCAGTACCCCAGACTCATTTCAg GTACGACACCGGCATATTCCTCCTGCAAATTCTAAAAACATACCGGGGGATGGGAGTGCCAGGATTCACAACT cATGACCTACAGGCCGTAAGAGAAATATTTCTGTACGAAATAGCGACTTGTTCCAACAGTGAAGTTCAACTACCATTGGTCAAAGCTTTCCAACAAAATCACGTTTA G
- the LOC119360466 gene encoding uncharacterized protein LOC119360466 isoform X1, which translates to MEEMSAKKRNNQHLLPNEENGNNPPKRKKLKHISSTPFNNISNEGINKLPTCILQYISSKFPSIYNLHEKAMLEDMTKKFWQTIISNSIPTTERYIDDLHSTISNSLTHINNEMTESANEQITSPNNHISVHQQAEQIYSNKYFKDPTTFLSSHDFLDFAMPYSNPPNWEKEDGDSSIQWLDKKFSECLLLENSSSIDDLFQKSPPTFEDLFVIDKINKEYDYPDIDFLQVLKDYIYTHTEANEMQETDKIDCTKEKFCLTQLKFVRPNHNCRDSKLYCLQQGTVSTTTLALDVSRNTKSSQSTPPARSFPTTQNYNLGSTSNACQPHNSDIDIPSFTAITDSLNLVPMQEVPNNYQANYSPPGCSSILPKTNYESLVRNSGSNTHFLYSNSPLRAYHNSSEKAANRFSTPIPDPIMYQVLEDYEAECLLRDKAAAEEPPMQNFSSASELHKTTQLNSKQVIFSTAVQADFFKMMSSLLPHIDISQRIFQIDNVWVDQKTLTVSMRPGGWMNPHTLDCYSKMLNTDLLNRGRQGLIPSNEPIVHIVGIENMELLMRPLLNHSDPICADMLSEATVGFSLQNANFVHLPCFNDKQWIVITDNFDSGKFFDIMNPDGSGNNKFTTIISTVTFNFKSLFAKTYPNCIAFNIKEFDYRFVPVPQTHFRYDTGIFLLQILKTYRGMGVPGFTTHDLQAVREIFLYEIATCSNSEVQLPLVKAFQQNHGFRLFR; encoded by the exons ATGGAAGAAATGTCAGCAAAGAAGAGGAACAACCAACATCTGCTTCCAAATGAAGAGAATGGGAATAATCCTCCCAAAAGAAAGAAG TTGAAACATATTTCATCAACTCCATTCAACAATATATCAAATGAAGGAATAAACAAACTCCCTACATGTATTCTACAGTACATCAGTTCCAAATTTCCATCAATCTACAACTTACAT GAGAAGGCAATGCTTGAAGATATGACCAAGAAATTTTGGCAAACGATAATATCAAACTCCATTCCAACAACGGAAAGATATATTGATGATCTCCATTCGACAATCTCCAACAGTTTGACCCACATCAACAATGAAATGACAGAGTCTGCAAATGAACAAATTACATCCCCGAACAACCACATTTCAGTACACCAGCAAGCTGAACAAATCTACTCAAACAAATACTTCAAGGATCCAACAACTTTTTTATCGTCACATGATTTCCTGGATTTCGCAATGCCTTACAGTAATCCTCCAAACTGGGAAAAGGAAGATGGAGATTCATCCATTCAATGGTTGGACAAGAAATTCTCAGAGTGCCTCCTTTTAGAAAACTCATCAAGCATTGATGACCTGTTTCAGAAAAGCCCACCAACCTTTGAAGATTTGTTCGTCAtcgataaaataaataaagaatatgACTACCCAGATATCGATTTCCTACAAG TACTCAAAGATTACATCTATACGCACACAGAAGCGAATGAGATGCAAGAAACAGACAAAATTGATTGCACAAAAGAGAAATTCTGTTTGACCCAACTGAAATTCGTTAGACCTAATCATAACTGCAGAG ATAGCAAACTGTACTGTTTGCAACAAGGTACGGTTTCAACAACTACGCTTGCCCTAGATGTTTCCAGGAATACGAAAAGCTCGCAATCAACGCCTCCTGCCAGAAGTTTTCCAACCACTCAAAACTACAACCTGGGTAGTACATCCAATGCGTGTCAACCACATAATTCAGATATTGACATCCCTTCTTTTACCGCTATAACAGACAGCCTGAATTTAGTCCCTATGCAAGAAGTCCCAAACAATTACCAAGCAAATTATTCACCTCCTGGTTGTTCATCAATCCTTCCCAAAACCAACTATGAATCTCTTGTAAGGAATTCAGGTAGCAACACTCATTTCCTCTATAGCAACAGCCCACTTAGGGCCTATCACAATTCTTCAGAAAAAGCAGCCAACAGATTCAGCACCCCTATACCAGACCCTATCATGTACCAAGTTCTAGAAGATTATGAAGCTGAATGTTTGCTCAGAGATAAAGCAGCAGCAGAGGAGCCACCGATGCAGAACTTCTCTTCAGCATCAGAATTGCACAAAACAACTCAGCTCAATTCGAAACAAGTTATTTTCTCAACAGCAGTTCAAGCAGATTTCTTCAAAATGATGTCGTCACTTCTACCTCATATAGACATCAG CCAAAGGATATTCCAAATAGATAACGTGTGGGTCGATCAAAAAACTTTGACTGTTTCAATGAGGCCAGGCGGCTGGATGAACCCACACACTTTGGATTGCTATTCTAAAATGCTCAACACAGATCTACTCAATCGGGGAAGGCAGGGTCTAATACCAAGCAACGAACCTATTGTCCATATCGTCGGCATAGAAAACATG GAACTTCTAATGAGACCCTTACTAAACCATTCAGATCCAATATGCGCAGACATGTTAAGCGAAGCAACTGTTGGGTTCAGTTTACAGAACGCAAACTTC gtTCATCTGCCTTGCTTCAATGACAAACAGTGGATTGTAATCACTGATAACTTTGACAGTGGCAAGTTCTTTGATATAATGAATCCTGATGGATCTGGAAACAACAAATTCACTACAATTATCAGCACTGTTACATTCAACTTCAAGAGTCTGTTTGCGAAAACATACCCAAATTGCATCGCATTCAACATAAAAGAATTTGACTACCGTTTTGTTCCAGTACCCCAGACTCATTTCAg GTACGACACCGGCATATTCCTCCTGCAAATTCTAAAAACATACCGGGGGATGGGAGTGCCAGGATTCACAACT cATGACCTACAGGCCGTAAGAGAAATATTTCTGTACGAAATAGCGACTTGTTCCAACAGTGAAGTTCAACTACCATTGGTCAAAGCTTTCCAACAAAATCAC GGTTTCCGGCTATTCAGGTGA
- the LOC119360466 gene encoding uncharacterized protein LOC119360466 isoform X3, whose translation MEEMSAKKRNNQHLLPNEENGNNPPKRKKEKAMLEDMTKKFWQTIISNSIPTTERYIDDLHSTISNSLTHINNEMTESANEQITSPNNHISVHQQAEQIYSNKYFKDPTTFLSSHDFLDFAMPYSNPPNWEKEDGDSSIQWLDKKFSECLLLENSSSIDDLFQKSPPTFEDLFVIDKINKEYDYPDIDFLQVLKDYIYTHTEANEMQETDKIDCTKEKFCLTQLKFVRPNHNCRDSKLYCLQQGTVSTTTLALDVSRNTKSSQSTPPARSFPTTQNYNLGSTSNACQPHNSDIDIPSFTAITDSLNLVPMQEVPNNYQANYSPPGCSSILPKTNYESLVRNSGSNTHFLYSNSPLRAYHNSSEKAANRFSTPIPDPIMYQVLEDYEAECLLRDKAAAEEPPMQNFSSASELHKTTQLNSKQVIFSTAVQADFFKMMSSLLPHIDISQRIFQIDNVWVDQKTLTVSMRPGGWMNPHTLDCYSKMLNTDLLNRGRQGLIPSNEPIVHIVGIENMELLMRPLLNHSDPICADMLSEATVGFSLQNANFVHLPCFNDKQWIVITDNFDSGKFFDIMNPDGSGNNKFTTIISTVTFNFKSLFAKTYPNCIAFNIKEFDYRFVPVPQTHFRYDTGIFLLQILKTYRGMGVPGFTTHDLQAVREIFLYEIATCSNSEVQLPLVKAFQQNHGFRLFR comes from the exons ATGGAAGAAATGTCAGCAAAGAAGAGGAACAACCAACATCTGCTTCCAAATGAAGAGAATGGGAATAATCCTCCCAAAAGAAAGAAG GAGAAGGCAATGCTTGAAGATATGACCAAGAAATTTTGGCAAACGATAATATCAAACTCCATTCCAACAACGGAAAGATATATTGATGATCTCCATTCGACAATCTCCAACAGTTTGACCCACATCAACAATGAAATGACAGAGTCTGCAAATGAACAAATTACATCCCCGAACAACCACATTTCAGTACACCAGCAAGCTGAACAAATCTACTCAAACAAATACTTCAAGGATCCAACAACTTTTTTATCGTCACATGATTTCCTGGATTTCGCAATGCCTTACAGTAATCCTCCAAACTGGGAAAAGGAAGATGGAGATTCATCCATTCAATGGTTGGACAAGAAATTCTCAGAGTGCCTCCTTTTAGAAAACTCATCAAGCATTGATGACCTGTTTCAGAAAAGCCCACCAACCTTTGAAGATTTGTTCGTCAtcgataaaataaataaagaatatgACTACCCAGATATCGATTTCCTACAAG TACTCAAAGATTACATCTATACGCACACAGAAGCGAATGAGATGCAAGAAACAGACAAAATTGATTGCACAAAAGAGAAATTCTGTTTGACCCAACTGAAATTCGTTAGACCTAATCATAACTGCAGAG ATAGCAAACTGTACTGTTTGCAACAAGGTACGGTTTCAACAACTACGCTTGCCCTAGATGTTTCCAGGAATACGAAAAGCTCGCAATCAACGCCTCCTGCCAGAAGTTTTCCAACCACTCAAAACTACAACCTGGGTAGTACATCCAATGCGTGTCAACCACATAATTCAGATATTGACATCCCTTCTTTTACCGCTATAACAGACAGCCTGAATTTAGTCCCTATGCAAGAAGTCCCAAACAATTACCAAGCAAATTATTCACCTCCTGGTTGTTCATCAATCCTTCCCAAAACCAACTATGAATCTCTTGTAAGGAATTCAGGTAGCAACACTCATTTCCTCTATAGCAACAGCCCACTTAGGGCCTATCACAATTCTTCAGAAAAAGCAGCCAACAGATTCAGCACCCCTATACCAGACCCTATCATGTACCAAGTTCTAGAAGATTATGAAGCTGAATGTTTGCTCAGAGATAAAGCAGCAGCAGAGGAGCCACCGATGCAGAACTTCTCTTCAGCATCAGAATTGCACAAAACAACTCAGCTCAATTCGAAACAAGTTATTTTCTCAACAGCAGTTCAAGCAGATTTCTTCAAAATGATGTCGTCACTTCTACCTCATATAGACATCAG CCAAAGGATATTCCAAATAGATAACGTGTGGGTCGATCAAAAAACTTTGACTGTTTCAATGAGGCCAGGCGGCTGGATGAACCCACACACTTTGGATTGCTATTCTAAAATGCTCAACACAGATCTACTCAATCGGGGAAGGCAGGGTCTAATACCAAGCAACGAACCTATTGTCCATATCGTCGGCATAGAAAACATG GAACTTCTAATGAGACCCTTACTAAACCATTCAGATCCAATATGCGCAGACATGTTAAGCGAAGCAACTGTTGGGTTCAGTTTACAGAACGCAAACTTC gtTCATCTGCCTTGCTTCAATGACAAACAGTGGATTGTAATCACTGATAACTTTGACAGTGGCAAGTTCTTTGATATAATGAATCCTGATGGATCTGGAAACAACAAATTCACTACAATTATCAGCACTGTTACATTCAACTTCAAGAGTCTGTTTGCGAAAACATACCCAAATTGCATCGCATTCAACATAAAAGAATTTGACTACCGTTTTGTTCCAGTACCCCAGACTCATTTCAg GTACGACACCGGCATATTCCTCCTGCAAATTCTAAAAACATACCGGGGGATGGGAGTGCCAGGATTCACAACT cATGACCTACAGGCCGTAAGAGAAATATTTCTGTACGAAATAGCGACTTGTTCCAACAGTGAAGTTCAACTACCATTGGTCAAAGCTTTCCAACAAAATCAC GGTTTCCGGCTATTCAGGTGA
- the LOC119360466 gene encoding uncharacterized protein LOC119360466 isoform X4, whose amino-acid sequence MLEDMTKKFWQTIISNSIPTTERYIDDLHSTISNSLTHINNEMTESANEQITSPNNHISVHQQAEQIYSNKYFKDPTTFLSSHDFLDFAMPYSNPPNWEKEDGDSSIQWLDKKFSECLLLENSSSIDDLFQKSPPTFEDLFVIDKINKEYDYPDIDFLQVLKDYIYTHTEANEMQETDKIDCTKEKFCLTQLKFVRPNHNCRDSKLYCLQQGTVSTTTLALDVSRNTKSSQSTPPARSFPTTQNYNLGSTSNACQPHNSDIDIPSFTAITDSLNLVPMQEVPNNYQANYSPPGCSSILPKTNYESLVRNSGSNTHFLYSNSPLRAYHNSSEKAANRFSTPIPDPIMYQVLEDYEAECLLRDKAAAEEPPMQNFSSASELHKTTQLNSKQVIFSTAVQADFFKMMSSLLPHIDISQRIFQIDNVWVDQKTLTVSMRPGGWMNPHTLDCYSKMLNTDLLNRGRQGLIPSNEPIVHIVGIENMELLMRPLLNHSDPICADMLSEATVGFSLQNANFVHLPCFNDKQWIVITDNFDSGKFFDIMNPDGSGNNKFTTIISTVTFNFKSLFAKTYPNCIAFNIKEFDYRFVPVPQTHFRYDTGIFLLQILKTYRGMGVPGFTTHDLQAVREIFLYEIATCSNSEVQLPLVKAFQQNHGFRLFR is encoded by the exons ATGCTTGAAGATATGACCAAGAAATTTTGGCAAACGATAATATCAAACTCCATTCCAACAACGGAAAGATATATTGATGATCTCCATTCGACAATCTCCAACAGTTTGACCCACATCAACAATGAAATGACAGAGTCTGCAAATGAACAAATTACATCCCCGAACAACCACATTTCAGTACACCAGCAAGCTGAACAAATCTACTCAAACAAATACTTCAAGGATCCAACAACTTTTTTATCGTCACATGATTTCCTGGATTTCGCAATGCCTTACAGTAATCCTCCAAACTGGGAAAAGGAAGATGGAGATTCATCCATTCAATGGTTGGACAAGAAATTCTCAGAGTGCCTCCTTTTAGAAAACTCATCAAGCATTGATGACCTGTTTCAGAAAAGCCCACCAACCTTTGAAGATTTGTTCGTCAtcgataaaataaataaagaatatgACTACCCAGATATCGATTTCCTACAAG TACTCAAAGATTACATCTATACGCACACAGAAGCGAATGAGATGCAAGAAACAGACAAAATTGATTGCACAAAAGAGAAATTCTGTTTGACCCAACTGAAATTCGTTAGACCTAATCATAACTGCAGAG ATAGCAAACTGTACTGTTTGCAACAAGGTACGGTTTCAACAACTACGCTTGCCCTAGATGTTTCCAGGAATACGAAAAGCTCGCAATCAACGCCTCCTGCCAGAAGTTTTCCAACCACTCAAAACTACAACCTGGGTAGTACATCCAATGCGTGTCAACCACATAATTCAGATATTGACATCCCTTCTTTTACCGCTATAACAGACAGCCTGAATTTAGTCCCTATGCAAGAAGTCCCAAACAATTACCAAGCAAATTATTCACCTCCTGGTTGTTCATCAATCCTTCCCAAAACCAACTATGAATCTCTTGTAAGGAATTCAGGTAGCAACACTCATTTCCTCTATAGCAACAGCCCACTTAGGGCCTATCACAATTCTTCAGAAAAAGCAGCCAACAGATTCAGCACCCCTATACCAGACCCTATCATGTACCAAGTTCTAGAAGATTATGAAGCTGAATGTTTGCTCAGAGATAAAGCAGCAGCAGAGGAGCCACCGATGCAGAACTTCTCTTCAGCATCAGAATTGCACAAAACAACTCAGCTCAATTCGAAACAAGTTATTTTCTCAACAGCAGTTCAAGCAGATTTCTTCAAAATGATGTCGTCACTTCTACCTCATATAGACATCAG CCAAAGGATATTCCAAATAGATAACGTGTGGGTCGATCAAAAAACTTTGACTGTTTCAATGAGGCCAGGCGGCTGGATGAACCCACACACTTTGGATTGCTATTCTAAAATGCTCAACACAGATCTACTCAATCGGGGAAGGCAGGGTCTAATACCAAGCAACGAACCTATTGTCCATATCGTCGGCATAGAAAACATG GAACTTCTAATGAGACCCTTACTAAACCATTCAGATCCAATATGCGCAGACATGTTAAGCGAAGCAACTGTTGGGTTCAGTTTACAGAACGCAAACTTC gtTCATCTGCCTTGCTTCAATGACAAACAGTGGATTGTAATCACTGATAACTTTGACAGTGGCAAGTTCTTTGATATAATGAATCCTGATGGATCTGGAAACAACAAATTCACTACAATTATCAGCACTGTTACATTCAACTTCAAGAGTCTGTTTGCGAAAACATACCCAAATTGCATCGCATTCAACATAAAAGAATTTGACTACCGTTTTGTTCCAGTACCCCAGACTCATTTCAg GTACGACACCGGCATATTCCTCCTGCAAATTCTAAAAACATACCGGGGGATGGGAGTGCCAGGATTCACAACT cATGACCTACAGGCCGTAAGAGAAATATTTCTGTACGAAATAGCGACTTGTTCCAACAGTGAAGTTCAACTACCATTGGTCAAAGCTTTCCAACAAAATCAC GGTTTCCGGCTATTCAGGTGA